A genome region from Natronobeatus ordinarius includes the following:
- a CDS encoding DUF7289 family protein: protein MSAERGQTAVLGLILLIGIVAIASVGILVYAGTSTTDAQQEMENERIEGAFVQLSQTMATTAATGDTTEVIDFAAGEHGAVILTNTSRMTIEYGDETRDIYFGTIEYEGDDGTRIAYQAGGVFRETGNETQIVSTPPIHYDNETGAETFSFPIVEATNEAQLSSGEVTVKKDDTNVTFSERVDRQYVTVEIESPYYRGWHQYFERQAGGHAIDSVDHGNNTVTVKLGASDLSGLYDYAAVAATDLDIGGGSPDSGIHGPVLTGENLSDSDKQRIHADEGDIEDGVDIELEPLDDEIDRKIQQADDENWDNIPGDEITAGEYFNAMDEDISLEGQTLNVADGDISIVVDGDVAVEDVEITGTSSGHMVKLYTSGVLSITGNSYLCIDGCYNPAHQVHHPSGDHINANHLEIFGTSDFDLNAGAGGGTISGEGVIYAPGADISSAGTPYWSGSIIADSIEIGGNANLVYDEELEGGPSFEAGGEFPDITYLNVVKHEVDVEN from the coding sequence GTGAGCGCCGAACGGGGCCAGACGGCGGTCCTCGGGCTCATCCTCCTGATCGGCATCGTCGCGATCGCCTCCGTTGGCATTCTCGTCTACGCCGGGACGTCGACGACGGACGCCCAGCAGGAGATGGAGAACGAGCGTATCGAGGGGGCGTTCGTTCAGTTGAGTCAGACGATGGCGACGACGGCGGCGACCGGCGACACGACCGAGGTGATCGACTTCGCCGCGGGCGAGCACGGTGCTGTCATCTTGACGAATACGAGTCGGATGACAATCGAGTACGGGGACGAGACGAGGGACATCTATTTCGGGACGATCGAGTACGAGGGTGACGACGGTACCCGTATCGCCTACCAGGCCGGCGGCGTCTTCCGTGAGACGGGTAACGAAACGCAGATCGTCTCCACACCGCCGATTCACTACGACAACGAAACGGGTGCCGAGACGTTCTCGTTCCCGATCGTCGAGGCTACAAACGAAGCGCAGCTCAGTTCCGGTGAGGTCACGGTCAAAAAGGACGACACTAACGTCACCTTCTCTGAACGGGTCGATCGACAATACGTGACTGTCGAGATCGAAAGTCCGTACTACCGTGGTTGGCACCAATACTTCGAGCGGCAGGCAGGGGGGCACGCGATTGACTCTGTAGACCATGGGAATAACACTGTTACTGTGAAATTGGGGGCGTCAGATCTCAGTGGATTATACGACTATGCTGCCGTAGCCGCTACTGATTTGGATATCGGTGGTGGATCACCCGATTCAGGCATTCATGGGCCTGTTCTAACTGGTGAAAATCTCAGCGACAGTGATAAGCAACGTATTCATGCTGATGAAGGAGATATCGAAGACGGTGTGGATATCGAACTTGAACCGCTAGATGATGAAATTGATCGGAAAATACAACAGGCAGATGATGAAAACTGGGACAATATCCCAGGTGATGAAATTACTGCTGGAGAGTACTTTAATGCAATGGACGAAGATATCTCTCTGGAAGGACAGACCCTCAATGTTGCTGATGGCGACATCTCAATTGTCGTTGACGGGGATGTAGCCGTTGAGGATGTTGAGATTACTGGAACAAGTAGTGGCCATATGGTCAAACTGTATACGAGCGGTGTGTTGAGCATAACAGGCAATTCCTACCTCTGTATTGATGGGTGCTATAATCCCGCTCACCAAGTTCACCACCCGTCTGGAGATCACATTAACGCAAACCATCTGGAAATATTTGGTACGTCTGACTTCGACCTTAACGCTGGTGCAGGAGGGGGCACAATCTCTGGTGAGGGCGTCATATATGCGCCAGGGGCAGACATTTCATCCGCTGGCACTCCTTATTGGAGTGGTTCAATAATTGCAGACTCTATAGAAATTGGCGGGAATGCGAACCTCGTATATGACGAGGAACTTGAAGGTGGCCCCTCTTTTGAGGCAGGTGGTGAATTCCCTGACATCACGTATCTAAACGTGGTTAAACACGAAGTCGACGTAGAGAACTGA
- a CDS encoding CBS domain-containing protein produces MDIADIATTEYIEVDAGTRMGKVRSSFENGNPKGLVVTNDGEYRGMISEREVLQSHVEDDAKVAALIKPSRTDPVPKIGRTENVRDAARKLIEGNARVAPVFENDELWGIVSGDGILEAVLENLDAITVDDVYTADPATLNEDDGIGKAINYLREHGVSRLPVLNENGYLSGVVTTHDIADFVIRQDERTTTGDRVGDSDRMLDVPVYDIMNSPVRTVAIESTAREAVEQMLEEDYGGLIVTPADDDRVVEGVITKTDVLRALTYTEEEHMDVQITNISLLDTITRESIVESIQSVSDKYAEMQVFHAHVRFHEHKEKLRGTPLIRCQIRLRTNKGQAAGSGEGYGSENAFRVALDKLERNVLEMKGVQSDEEYRGQLLRKLNEL; encoded by the coding sequence ATGGACATCGCTGACATCGCTACGACGGAGTATATCGAAGTCGACGCCGGGACGCGAATGGGGAAGGTCCGTTCGTCATTCGAGAACGGAAACCCCAAGGGACTCGTCGTCACCAACGACGGGGAGTACCGGGGGATGATCAGCGAACGGGAGGTCCTCCAGTCCCACGTCGAAGACGACGCGAAAGTGGCGGCGCTCATCAAGCCGAGTCGCACCGATCCAGTGCCCAAGATCGGGCGAACCGAGAACGTCCGCGACGCCGCCCGCAAACTCATCGAGGGTAACGCCCGGGTCGCACCCGTCTTCGAGAACGACGAGCTGTGGGGGATCGTCAGCGGTGACGGCATCCTCGAGGCCGTCCTCGAGAACTTAGACGCGATCACCGTCGACGACGTCTACACCGCCGATCCAGCGACCCTGAACGAGGACGACGGCATCGGCAAGGCGATCAACTACCTGCGCGAACACGGCGTCTCTCGACTGCCCGTCCTCAACGAGAACGGCTACCTCAGTGGCGTCGTCACGACCCACGACATCGCCGACTTCGTCATCCGCCAGGACGAGCGAACCACGACCGGCGACCGCGTCGGCGACAGCGACCGGATGCTCGACGTGCCGGTCTACGACATCATGAACAGCCCCGTCCGGACAGTGGCCATCGAGTCGACCGCCCGCGAGGCCGTCGAGCAGATGCTCGAGGAAGACTACGGCGGGCTGATCGTCACCCCTGCAGACGACGACCGCGTCGTCGAGGGCGTCATCACCAAAACCGACGTGCTGCGCGCGCTCACCTACACCGAAGAAGAGCACATGGACGTCCAGATCACGAACATCTCGCTGCTCGACACCATCACGCGCGAGTCCATCGTCGAGAGCATCCAGAGCGTCTCCGATAAGTACGCCGAGATGCAGGTGTTCCACGCCCACGTCCGCTTTCACGAACACAAGGAGAAACTCCGTGGCACGCCCCTGATCCGCTGTCAGATCCGGCTGCGAACCAACAAAGGCCAGGCCGCCGGCTCCGGCGAGGGCTACGGCTCCGAGAACGCCTTCCGCGTCGCCCTCGACAAACTCGAGCGCAACGTCCTGGAGATGAAAGGCGTCCAGAGCGACGAGGAGTACCGCGGACAGCTGCTGCGGAAGCTCAACGAGTTGTAA
- a CDS encoding amphi-Trp domain-containing protein produces MPEEILFKFEQRMDRSEIADYLRTVADTLEGDDSLTLEAGADSVTLSPPARPEFEVKAERETSSSGGPAELSIEFELEWNEGEDDDGELTIG; encoded by the coding sequence ATGCCCGAAGAAATCCTCTTCAAATTCGAACAGCGAATGGACCGCTCGGAGATCGCCGACTACCTGCGAACCGTCGCCGACACCCTCGAGGGCGACGACTCGCTCACCCTCGAGGCCGGCGCCGACTCCGTAACGCTGTCACCACCTGCCCGCCCCGAGTTCGAGGTCAAAGCCGAACGCGAGACGTCGAGCTCCGGCGGCCCCGCGGAGCTCTCGATCGAGTTCGAACTCGAGTGGAACGAGGGCGAAGACGACGACGGGGAGCTCACCATCGGCTGA
- a CDS encoding DUF7289 family protein, with protein sequence MNTTGPGSVDGHSSRGQTALLGLVLLIGIVAMASVGILLYASQSTADVQQETENERIEGAFVELSQTIGTTATTGDTIELIDFSAGEKGAVVKADTGEITIEGGTINETFRVGAIEYRGDDGTRIAYQAGGVFREAGNETQIVSAPPLHYDAAAETFTFPIIKVEDEDRLDTGDVTISHQHTDPHRDASLVKDDTVTITITSEYYRGWAEYFERQAGATVVRSVDAHEGSDEGTVVAELGYLEIEHAFSEGAVYATDFHDQHDNVEEYEQAAFPPIDSIIDDIINRTETGTFFGEPVQNLSTVEEHHELEAGVYLTDGIEESGHLEFDLSDGNATVVVDGDIRADGQTITVNEDTWRENRSVKIYVSGDYDAENSGDVCVEPCEENVSAQVIQIYGTSESKFDFGPGGSSRFEGVIYAGGTNEDWEQRQNCEMQVCILSNPDLYGSIVASSVSVHAEAVEFEYDESLRDAEFDIYPDPTLLPPRITYLNIAEHVVDVESR encoded by the coding sequence ATGAATACGACGGGTCCCGGGTCAGTCGATGGTCACAGCTCGAGAGGGCAGACCGCGCTTCTCGGGCTGGTGCTCCTGATCGGGATCGTCGCGATGGCGTCCGTCGGGATCTTGCTCTATGCGAGCCAGTCCACGGCTGACGTCCAACAGGAGACGGAGAACGAGCGCATCGAAGGGGCGTTCGTCGAGTTGAGCCAGACGATCGGGACGACGGCGACGACCGGGGACACGATCGAGTTGATCGACTTCTCCGCTGGCGAGAAAGGGGCGGTCGTGAAAGCCGATACCGGTGAGATCACGATCGAGGGTGGCACCATCAACGAGACGTTCCGCGTGGGCGCGATCGAATATCGGGGTGACGACGGAACCCGGATCGCCTACCAGGCCGGCGGCGTCTTCCGCGAGGCGGGTAACGAAACGCAGATCGTCTCCGCGCCGCCGCTTCACTACGACGCCGCCGCCGAAACGTTCACCTTCCCGATCATCAAGGTCGAGGACGAGGACCGACTCGACACCGGCGACGTGACGATCAGCCACCAGCACACCGACCCTCACCGCGATGCGAGCCTCGTGAAAGACGATACCGTCACGATTACCATCACGAGCGAGTACTACCGCGGCTGGGCGGAGTACTTCGAACGACAGGCCGGTGCGACCGTCGTTCGCAGCGTCGACGCACACGAGGGATCCGACGAAGGAACGGTGGTCGCCGAGCTCGGTTACCTCGAGATCGAGCACGCGTTCAGCGAAGGCGCAGTCTACGCCACCGACTTCCACGATCAGCACGACAACGTCGAGGAGTACGAGCAGGCGGCGTTCCCACCGATCGACTCGATTATCGACGACATTATCAACCGGACCGAAACGGGGACGTTCTTCGGAGAGCCGGTCCAGAACCTGTCGACGGTTGAGGAACATCACGAACTGGAAGCCGGCGTCTACCTCACCGATGGCATCGAAGAAAGTGGCCACCTCGAGTTCGATCTCTCGGACGGGAACGCGACGGTCGTGGTCGACGGCGACATCCGCGCTGACGGGCAGACGATCACCGTCAACGAGGATACGTGGCGAGAGAATCGATCCGTGAAGATCTACGTCTCAGGGGACTACGATGCTGAAAACAGCGGAGACGTGTGCGTCGAACCCTGTGAAGAAAACGTGAGTGCACAGGTCATACAGATCTACGGCACCTCGGAGTCGAAATTCGACTTCGGCCCGGGAGGCAGCTCCCGTTTCGAGGGCGTCATTTACGCCGGAGGGACGAACGAAGACTGGGAACAGCGACAGAACTGCGAGATGCAGGTGTGTATCCTGTCGAACCCCGATCTCTACGGCTCGATCGTGGCATCCTCGGTGAGCGTCCACGCCGAAGCTGTCGAGTTCGAGTACGACGAATCGCTCAGGGACGCCGAGTTCGACATCTACCCCGATCCGACTCTGCTCCCCCCACGGATCACCTACCTCAACATCGCCGAACACGTCGTCGACGTCGAAAGCAGGTAA
- a CDS encoding AzlC family ABC transporter permease, whose translation MHEDLKAGVRDSLAILLGILPFALVFGIAADGAGLTMGQTVAMSAAVFAGTAQLAAVELLGDAAPLAVVIGTAVVINLRMLMYSASIAPHLATYHKRTRAYLAYFLTDHVYAVSIGEYVNEDRDRDKRLYYLGLGLSIWLIWIVGTVAGAVFSAGVPPAWQLDFVIPLVFLAILVPAMKTRPQVAAALVSAGVAIGVFTAGIPAGLDLMVGAVVGIVAGVATEEVLSR comes from the coding sequence ATGCACGAGGACCTCAAGGCGGGTGTCCGCGATTCGCTCGCGATTCTGCTCGGCATCTTGCCCTTCGCCCTCGTTTTCGGGATCGCCGCCGACGGCGCGGGGCTGACGATGGGTCAGACCGTGGCGATGTCAGCCGCGGTCTTCGCCGGCACCGCCCAGCTGGCCGCCGTCGAGCTACTCGGCGACGCCGCCCCGCTCGCCGTCGTCATCGGCACGGCGGTCGTGATCAACCTCCGGATGTTGATGTACTCGGCGTCGATCGCACCCCACCTCGCGACGTATCACAAACGAACGCGGGCGTACCTCGCGTACTTTCTCACCGATCACGTCTACGCGGTGTCTATCGGCGAGTACGTCAACGAGGATCGCGACCGAGACAAACGGCTGTACTACCTCGGGCTCGGCCTGAGCATCTGGCTCATCTGGATCGTCGGCACGGTTGCCGGCGCCGTCTTCAGCGCCGGCGTCCCGCCGGCGTGGCAGCTCGATTTCGTCATCCCGCTGGTCTTCCTCGCCATCCTGGTCCCGGCGATGAAGACCCGACCACAGGTCGCCGCTGCACTCGTTAGCGCGGGCGTCGCCATCGGCGTCTTCACCGCCGGAATCCCTGCCGGGCTCGACCTCATGGTCGGTGCCGTGGTTGGAATCGTCGCCGGCGTCGCGACCGAGGAGGTGTTGAGCCGATGA
- a CDS encoding adenylate kinase, translating to MATPRILILGAPGAGKGTQSANIVEHFDVEHITTGDALRANKDMDLSDMDTEYDTPREYMDAGELVPDAVVNAIVDEALTQADGFVLDGYPRNLEQAEELEDMTDLDVVLMLDVSEEELVHRLTGRRMDPETGEIYHVEYNPPEDDEVEARLVQRDDDNEETVRERLRVYQENTKPVVEYYEEQGMLERVDGEQAPDEVWEDVKATLEDAA from the coding sequence ATGGCAACACCACGAATCCTGATCCTGGGCGCACCCGGTGCGGGCAAAGGGACACAGAGTGCGAACATCGTCGAGCACTTCGACGTCGAGCACATCACTACCGGCGACGCCCTCCGGGCGAACAAGGACATGGACCTCTCGGACATGGACACGGAGTACGACACGCCACGTGAGTACATGGACGCCGGCGAACTCGTTCCCGACGCGGTCGTCAACGCCATCGTCGACGAAGCACTCACTCAGGCCGACGGCTTCGTCCTCGACGGCTATCCCCGAAACCTCGAACAGGCCGAAGAGCTCGAGGACATGACCGACTTAGACGTCGTCCTGATGCTCGACGTGAGCGAGGAGGAACTCGTCCACCGGCTCACTGGCCGCCGGATGGACCCCGAGACGGGCGAAATCTACCACGTCGAGTACAACCCGCCCGAAGACGACGAGGTCGAGGCCCGCCTCGTCCAGCGCGACGACGACAACGAGGAGACCGTCCGCGAGCGTCTGCGCGTCTACCAGGAGAACACCAAGCCGGTCGTCGAGTACTACGAAGAACAGGGGATGCTCGAGCGCGTCGACGGCGAGCAGGCGCCCGACGAGGTCTGGGAAGACGTAAAGGCGACGCTCGAGGACGCGGCCTGA
- a CDS encoding lycopene cyclase domain-containing protein yields MVPDIGIFGRYTYLATELFWGTIALILLRRAGALGKAAVTIVALYPIAYLWDRYTLAVGVFEINLRTGIEVAGIPLEEHLFMLVVPGLVIGVHETIFGETAGYSIR; encoded by the coding sequence ATGGTGCCGGACATCGGGATCTTCGGACGGTACACGTACCTCGCGACCGAACTGTTCTGGGGAACGATCGCACTGATCCTCTTGCGACGAGCCGGCGCGCTCGGCAAGGCTGCCGTCACGATCGTCGCACTCTACCCGATCGCCTACCTCTGGGACCGCTATACGCTCGCGGTCGGCGTCTTCGAGATCAACCTCCGGACGGGGATCGAGGTCGCGGGAATCCCCCTCGAGGAGCACCTCTTCATGCTCGTCGTGCCGGGGCTGGTGATCGGCGTTCACGAGACGATCTTCGGGGAGACGGCGGGCTATAGTATTCGTTGA
- a CDS encoding AzlD domain-containing protein, with protein sequence MSGYSALEIWAVIVAVGVATYLIRLSFIHLFGRINEVPPRVKLFLKFVPAAVLAALVAPQLISIGPTVQETLVDERLLAGVVAGVVAWWTEDILATIVAGMVALWTLQFLLF encoded by the coding sequence ATGAGCGGCTACAGCGCCCTCGAGATCTGGGCCGTGATCGTCGCCGTCGGCGTCGCGACCTACCTCATCCGGCTCTCGTTCATCCACCTGTTCGGACGGATCAACGAGGTCCCACCGCGGGTCAAACTGTTCCTCAAGTTCGTTCCGGCGGCGGTGCTCGCGGCGCTCGTCGCCCCACAGCTCATCAGTATCGGGCCGACCGTCCAGGAGACGCTCGTCGACGAGCGGCTGCTCGCCGGTGTCGTCGCCGGCGTGGTGGCCTGGTGGACCGAGGACATCCTCGCGACGATCGTCGCCGGGATGGTAGCGCTCTGGACGCTCCAGTTTCTCCTCTTCTGA
- a CDS encoding CAP domain-containing protein has protein sequence MTGPRRRDRSTATPSDERGILRSLVALVHLVIVVVLFVSLVVGVVVLAPTLVGEFEPEPSPVVFDEPPPAGEREPDLVDPNDPHESTYASSSGTFSSEVVEDFVHAEVNDRREAHGLDPIEWDGTIASVSRAHSVDMNEREYFDHTNPDGESPMDRFDEVGDYCQVYGENLAMTWADRNVQGNDDEINRYETPEELAEGLVDQWMNSPPHREAMLDDSWDRGGVGVYLSDDGQVFATHNFCELP, from the coding sequence ATGACCGGTCCTCGCCGTCGTGATCGCTCGACCGCCACGCCCAGCGACGAGCGTGGGATACTCCGTTCACTCGTTGCGCTCGTCCACCTCGTGATCGTCGTCGTTCTGTTCGTGTCGCTCGTCGTCGGGGTCGTCGTTCTCGCGCCGACGCTGGTCGGCGAATTCGAGCCGGAGCCGTCGCCCGTCGTCTTCGACGAGCCGCCACCGGCTGGAGAGCGCGAGCCCGACCTGGTCGATCCGAACGACCCGCACGAGTCGACGTACGCGTCGTCGAGCGGCACGTTCTCGTCCGAGGTCGTCGAGGACTTCGTTCACGCCGAGGTCAACGATCGGCGGGAAGCACACGGGCTCGATCCCATCGAGTGGGACGGCACGATCGCCTCCGTGTCACGGGCACACAGCGTCGACATGAACGAGCGGGAGTACTTCGATCACACGAATCCCGACGGAGAGAGTCCGATGGATCGCTTCGACGAGGTCGGCGATTACTGTCAGGTGTACGGCGAGAATCTCGCGATGACCTGGGCCGACCGAAACGTCCAGGGGAACGACGACGAGATCAACCGCTACGAGACGCCCGAGGAGCTCGCCGAGGGGCTGGTCGACCAGTGGATGAACTCGCCACCACACCGGGAGGCGATGCTCGATGACTCCTGGGATCGTGGCGGCGTCGGCGTCTACCTGTCCGACGACGGCCAGGTGTTCGCGACGCACAACTTCTGTGAACTGCCGTAG
- a CDS encoding YihY/virulence factor BrkB family protein produces the protein MDARETLVSIYQVASDRELTFLAAGFAYYAFVSLIPLVVLALVVGSIVGGEELAQDLIEVAGDLLPDAGEDLVTIALTTEAGRAEASVIALAVATWGGLKVFRGLSKAFDEVYGEAGEDSLLEEIRDGIVIVFAIAVALGLMIVVGVILGILAGEIPFVGVLSWVALILGLFVAFLPVYYVLPPISVRLTEILPGAAFAAVGWTILQIGFQLYAANAGQYEAYGVIGTVFLFVIWLYFAGVLVLTGAVINVVLSRPEIVE, from the coding sequence ATGGACGCGAGGGAGACACTCGTCTCGATCTACCAGGTTGCGAGCGATCGCGAGCTCACCTTCCTCGCCGCGGGGTTTGCGTACTACGCGTTCGTTTCGCTCATCCCGCTGGTGGTGCTCGCGCTCGTGGTGGGCTCGATCGTCGGCGGTGAGGAACTCGCCCAGGACCTGATCGAAGTCGCCGGCGACCTGCTCCCGGATGCCGGTGAGGACCTCGTGACGATCGCGCTGACGACCGAGGCCGGTCGCGCCGAGGCGTCAGTTATCGCCCTCGCTGTCGCGACCTGGGGTGGATTGAAGGTGTTTCGCGGCCTCAGCAAGGCGTTCGACGAGGTCTACGGCGAAGCCGGCGAGGATTCGCTGCTCGAGGAGATCCGCGACGGGATCGTGATCGTGTTCGCAATCGCCGTGGCGCTCGGTTTGATGATCGTCGTCGGAGTGATCCTCGGGATACTGGCGGGCGAGATCCCGTTCGTCGGCGTTCTCAGCTGGGTCGCGTTGATCCTCGGGTTGTTCGTGGCCTTCCTCCCGGTCTACTACGTCCTCCCGCCGATCTCCGTAAGACTGACCGAGATTCTCCCGGGAGCCGCGTTCGCCGCCGTCGGCTGGACGATTCTGCAGATCGGGTTCCAGCTCTACGCCGCGAACGCCGGGCAGTACGAGGCGTACGGGGTGATCGGTACCGTCTTCCTGTTTGTCATCTGGCTCTACTTCGCGGGAGTTCTGGTCCTCACGGGAGCGGTGATCAACGTCGTGCTGTCCAGGCCGGAGATCGTCGAGTGA
- a CDS encoding DUF106 domain-containing protein, producing MTRTAEKIDALVREDASMVDALEAIREEADDNGGEVAWADVKGDLSSGQWGRLIEKGVLVDGEEGFVIADREAFDEALDGDADAGAVSVPDVDIDEDAAKWSQWDKMAAAGAVLLMVAYWFESVRDVVGGTVNQVLGPLDAALPFYAVILSVAMLTGVYTTLLQANMMNMDRMAKYQKRMKAMQAKRKDVQERKEEAEERGASEAELERLDDEMEKVQEEQMEAMAENLGMFKEQFRPMVWIMLFTIPLFLWMWWKVHDVGLDENMVMPMIGIIEWDDPLRGIQVFRPWIIWYFLCSMGFTQLLRKSLNIDMSPTT from the coding sequence ATGACGCGCACAGCGGAGAAGATCGACGCCCTCGTCCGCGAGGACGCCTCGATGGTCGACGCCCTCGAGGCCATCCGTGAGGAGGCCGACGACAACGGCGGGGAGGTCGCGTGGGCCGACGTCAAGGGGGATCTCTCGAGCGGCCAGTGGGGACGGCTGATCGAGAAGGGCGTGCTGGTCGACGGCGAGGAGGGCTTCGTCATCGCCGATCGGGAGGCGTTCGACGAGGCGCTCGACGGCGACGCCGACGCGGGAGCCGTGTCCGTCCCCGACGTCGATATCGACGAAGACGCAGCGAAGTGGTCCCAGTGGGACAAGATGGCCGCCGCGGGCGCGGTGTTGCTGATGGTCGCGTACTGGTTCGAGTCCGTGCGCGACGTCGTCGGCGGGACGGTCAACCAGGTGCTCGGACCGCTGGACGCTGCGTTGCCGTTTTACGCGGTGATCCTCTCGGTGGCGATGCTCACCGGCGTCTACACGACGTTGCTGCAGGCCAACATGATGAACATGGACCGGATGGCCAAGTACCAGAAGCGGATGAAGGCCATGCAGGCGAAGCGAAAGGACGTCCAGGAGCGCAAAGAGGAGGCCGAAGAGCGCGGCGCGAGCGAGGCCGAACTCGAGCGACTGGACGACGAGATGGAGAAAGTCCAGGAAGAGCAGATGGAGGCGATGGCCGAGAACCTCGGGATGTTCAAAGAGCAGTTCCGACCGATGGTCTGGATCATGCTCTTTACCATCCCGCTGTTCCTCTGGATGTGGTGGAAGGTCCACGACGTCGGCCTCGACGAGAACATGGTGATGCCCATGATCGGCATCATCGAGTGGGACGACCCGCTCCGCGGAATCCAGGTCTTCCGGCCGTGGATTATCTGGTACTTCCTCTGCTCGATGGGCTTCACCCAGCTGCTGCGCAAGTCACTGAACATCGATATGAGCCCCACCACCTGA